In the genome of Oryzias melastigma strain HK-1 linkage group LG4, ASM292280v2, whole genome shotgun sequence, the window ACATATTCAAAACCTTTTTCAGtgggggtgtaacgattaattgatttaattgattatttgatttatattcccacaatccaaccagatcaatctgtttgATGTAAGTTGTtaattgaatcaatttaaagcatttaaaaatgagaaattaatattggaaaataccatttggattgtggggcagtagttttatttttctataatttaaaaaagacttatgaatcatcttttattttaagttttaaaaattcaaaagattAATAgaaagcctgaaaaaaaaatcactgctaAAAgccagaaaatattaaaaagatgagaggtaACTCAAAAGTTCTGCAAAGAATGTAACCGAACCTGATGAAGCAAAGTGTCCCAAATAATGTCTGCAATGACCTGGTGTCCAGAGCTGGAGACTGTTAATTATTCACGAGCAGAGTATCCAGTAACAGCTATACGTTTTCAAGGACAAAGAGCTGACTCCCTGCAGAAAGGGCCTTGTGTTGCACATTTGGGGGTGTAGATAGAAGCAGGTTGTCTATCGGTTGAAGGAAGTGTGACTCACTAGAAGAAAGTGACCAAACAGGTTGGTTGCAAAAACTTCCCGCAGGCCATCAGGAGTGACTCCGTCCCACTGAGTGAGAATCCCTTCACCGGTGGCAAACATTGCGATAATTTTACTGCAACAAAAAGGATTAGAGAGATCTGAGCAGCAACAAAAGCATATGTTTGTCCACAAGATTTTAGAAATaagtgtatttaaaataatgtatggTACATTAAATatagtttgtaaaaatgttttgtaccTGGAGAATAAGCCTCTGAAAAAGGCTTTAATATCAAATTTTGGGTTTGGCATGATGCCTGCATTTAGGTAGAGGTAGTCCAGCCGATCATACCTGCAAATGACCAAACCAGTTCATTGAAACAAATCTAAAAGTTGAAAACTAAACACTTCAGAATAGTCTCCACCTACTTGTGTTTGACTTCTTGAGCAGCACTGATGACAGAGGAGATGCTGCTAGTGTCCAGCTGCAACAGGTCCACCTGTGCTGAAGGATGGGAAGCCAGGAGGGACAGTCGAGCAGCCCGGGCGCGTTGCATGTTCCTGCAGGCCAGACACAGCAGCAGACCCTCTGCAGCCTCAGCGAGGAGACGGTCACACAGAGCCAGGCCGATGCCACTGCGGACAAACCCCGCTTTACCGTCACTCACTGACCACTTTTAATTATAAGCTCAGAATAACTCGTAAACAAAAACGTATTTTATAATACAGCAAAATGTATAATAGACATTTTAAACGATTCCAAATAATTTACacgttattaaaaaaaaaaaagattttacctGTTGGCTCCTGTTACCAAAACCACTGTTTTCATCTTgatgaagaacaaaaacaactcGCAATAATTTGTTTTAGAAAGTTCTGAGCAACAAGTTTTACATCTGATTGAGAGGACGGTTTCCACTTCCGTTTAGGTATTCTTTACTCCGCCCCCGCGATTTGATTGGATCCTTTGGTCGTTCTTCATCCAATGAGATCCTGCGTTTCCTCGGCTCATCTCTTAAGGACCGCCCACTCAAAAACTACATCAGACATTATAAATAAGCatacttgtaaataaatatatttaatatcaTAGAGTTTAATATATAGGTTATATATCTCGTTGTTTAATATCAACAAACATCAatttgaatatataaaaaataaacatatacatatatagtgAGTTAAGGAACAATACTATAGTGCCAGTTTTCAGtttgagttttattcatttttttttttattatcagggcaacacttttgtttacagcaaatacacaaagaaacatttaataatacctatatttaataacaaaaaagaagtaGAAGAACAAAAGTATTGACACTGAAAATAAAAGGTGGAAATCACtgaaatcttaaataaatattttgtttgcttattttgtTTACTAACggcagaattatttttttaattgagcatCCATAATAATCTTTATCTTATAAGATGCTTTAAGTTCAGAGGGAAAACGCAACAGAAGTACAGATATGTTTTGTTCTGAGTAATAAACACAAGGAGAGTAGCTATAATTCAAAATATGTGAATGCTGATAATTGAAACCTGCTaagtttcattaaaacaatCCTTCcagcatttcattaaaaaaccaaacaaacaaaaataaatctgtataaaacatatttggttCATTCTTCTCAGTGGAATGCATTATGTACCTACAATAGAAAATAATTCATGTTCATTTAAGAccaaataaaattacaaaatccaaaacacatgaTCGACTTTCAATTCATTCTGACCTTAACACTCAAATTGACACAGCCAACGGACATTCTAATGTTTTCCCTagtaatagaaataaaaatcctgCTCCTTCACAAACATCAGTTCTGTCATGATAAATTCAAGGCTGTGTCAAGAAGACACAGtatgcaaaaacaaatatcaCAAACTGGAtaacaattaatcaaaatattacAGTGACAAACACAAATACAGCAAGTCACTAAGCTAAATAAGATGCTGGTGTTTTCTGGAGACTTTGGCAACAAGATTAGTTGTTTCATCCTTTTGTCCTTGGATAACTTGGACAATCTTCCCTGTACAATGGGTGAAATGTTCCTTATCCCTAAAATACTACTAAAagttgcagaagaaaaaaaataaaaagattgaaacaaactttaacCTGGATGGATTAGATTATTGAATAAATGGGCCCAAGATGAAATTATTGTACACACATTTCAACAATACATAAACAGAGCACATGTgaacatataaatataaaacaaaaacacaatcaaaatgtAACCTATATATTAAAAACCAACACTTTCTAATGAGATAACTGTGGAATATGCTTGTGAGGAGACAgataaacattattattattcatgttAAATTTGCCTGAAAATGAGATGATATtgtaaaaatcactttttaaaaaagaaatgtataatttgCTGTACTTTTTTGACCTACATTCAAacagtctttcaaaataaaagctattcaACCATTATTCATGTGTATGTGTTAGTTTGTAACATCcatcaaagttttcaaaagtgccaaatgtttttctttttgctacaTTAATGTTTGCTTTACTTCTTCACACACTTGACATCTCCAGTTCATATCCACAACAGAGAAGGTATTTACTTCCAATAATCTCTTTAGTTTATTGGAAAAGATTTGTGCTGAATGCAATCAAACCTAAGCATATCACATATAGCTAAACTTCCTATTGTGTCATACTGGAACCCACAGGTGCTCCCCTTTTCCACCCTTTGCTCAACTGAGACAAGATAGCTTAAATCTGGGTTGTGACTCCTATCAGACACTGCTTATTCCAGGAATGCGCAGCCTGGGATTGACTGTCTCAAACACCGCTCCGGCCTACGACTCTAAATCCGATAGCCGTCCGTGTATTTCCTGGAAAGAAGGTCGCTCTTTTGCATTCCTTCTCCAGCAGCTCAGCATTATCTTGTACAGCGAGTCTGAGCACAGCACAGGTTGAGGCAGATAAATCTGCAAAACGGGGTTAGCAGGAAATCAAGTGTTTGTTTCAGTTGTGTATGTAAGACCAACAAATGCTGGAGTCTGCACTCACCTGTCGTTTCTGGTCTCTGAAAAACTCCCCTGTGTTTTCTATAACCTGCTCATCAGTGAGCTGAGAGTAAGGCTGCTCCTTGCAGAAGTTTAGGATCTCCCACAGAGTCACTCCAAAGGCCCACACATCACTCGCTGTGGTAAACTTCCCCtgcacaaaaataatattaatattagtaAGTTTCCTTGCTTTTGCCAGAAATGTTGcataattttgcaaataaaaaacagattttaaaaacaggcTTCACCAGCAGGATGCTCTCCCATGACATCCAGCGTATAGGCAGCACTGCTCTCCCCTGGATGCGATAGTAATCGCCGCTGTACAGGTTTCGGCTCATGCCAAAGTCAGCTATCTTTATTGTGTAGTTCTTGCCCACCAAGCAGTTCCGTGTGGCTAAGTCTCGATGGACGAAATTCAGAGAGGACAGATACTTCATCCCAGAGGCTATCTGAGTAGCCATGTAGCACAGATTACTGAAGCTAAAGAGGAAACACACAAGGTATTCATGAATGTCCAGGAGCATGGAATCctttcaaacaaaatttaagTAAATGAACTAACTCACCTGACAGTAGCTGTGTTACTGAGCAGAGCCAGCTGGCCCTCTGGCTCATGGCGGGACAGAAACTGGTTGAGGTCTCCATTCTCCATGTACTCTGTGATCATACACAGTGGGTTGCTGTAGATGCACACAGCCAGCAGCCTAATGATGTTGGGGTCCTTCAGACGTGACATGATCTTGATTTCCTTCAGGAAGTCATTCCTATAGCAATAAATAATGTTAACGGCCACATTTGGGGATTCGATTTTAGCCCCGAGCAGCTCAGAGGTGCCTCACCTTGCATTGCCGTTGGCATCTGAACGGAGCATCTTCACCGCCACCAAGACGGGCTGGTCTTCGGGGATGTCAAACAAATACTCTTCATGTAGAAACTCCTGCATTCCCTCTGCTTCACACAGGTGCACCTAAGAGAGATGAGACAAAGTCTTAACGAGGCTCACACTTTCATTTCATGCAAACCTCTAATTGGAGCAGACATTTAAAAGCCCACTCTGATGTTAATTtggtttttgaagtttttaacattttcttgtagcatttttcttgatgatggaggacacatattgagaaaattaagttgaaaattgtatttcagagtataactttattaaaatgctgtgaatcaggagcagatgaaaaaaatgctgtttgaaaaagtatATTTGTAACATAGAAAATATGTGGGGAGGGTCACAATCTCACCCTTTTCTGATGCAGACATCTAGATCCATGTAGCCATAGATATATATTATTTCACTGGACAAAGCGAGCTGTTGACATCACCTACAGACGTCAACACCTCTGGGCCTCGCAAAATCAGGCCAAAGTCGTCACCCTGATTGTCTGCTGCTATTTTGTAACCCCTATCTTGTAACCCGTCGACGGTGATtggtcggtctgagtcacatttttagaggaactgatgtcaccaatcatgagtgagcttgttcaaagtccacaccccttccactgaaagctgcTCTGGAGAAGCAaatcaatcaaacgtttgaggtggggcttttactgaggcatctgattggtcagtttataacttcaataacttgcaataaagaaaaaaatatcaggaTTAGAAAGAGGATGtaaagaagaatgtatcagagcaaaaatggttattctgacaaatacaatgactgaataataactGTATATTCctcaatagaagtttatgggattttgaccttgGAACCAtcggctacttcctgtttggaacacaagaggggaggggttaatatgtccagtgaatatacagtcaatgatgttTGCCTTAGTTTTTCTGccatctggatagctccaatgtttgTTGCAGTGCTAGTGTTCGATTGGGTtggtaaggggctgtaagctagtgggaggaaGAGTTAACAGGTaagtgatgggaaatgggggcaggtgTACTCTAtgccaggagtctgcaacctgcagctccagagtcgCATGTGGTCCTTTTACCCTTCCATTGTGGCCCTCTGGTCAAGgaaaaataacgtttttagtttaaaaactaaTAGCACTGAATTTTAGACATCAGGTTTTTGTGCGCcttgtaccacagaaaatcaattggaagACAGAACAGGCAACCAGAATTAAGGTGAACTGAATTATAAGacggattttctttttttgaacaatatttaagtGCGCTTTATGGGATGAGAAATACAGTGGGAGTCACAATTAGCTCCAATTCTTTTTAAGAGTtggattcatgtattttttggaAAAGATCTACCACAGATagcaaaataaacttattttttaaaaatcactgctgacattacactacctgcCACTGCATGGGACGCATTTATGTGATTCTATGTGACataagtgtcttttattttgaaaggaaataatGTAAACctcaataaaaaattacaaactgtttcatattttaaaaaaatgagggtattttctctttatatttgtgttttattcatgcaaaatgagTCAAGTTTTATTTATCGTAATGgtagcatttaaataaaaacaaatccatgTCCATGGCGTGTAGCTTTATGGCTCCTGCAGGGTTTTGGTCTGTGAAAAATTAATCTGAATGGCTCTGTAAGTGTTGAAGGTCACAGACCCTGTTCTACACCAACAGTccaacccacaactcagaggtgaatttctaatcaactactgccactctgcagaaactatgccctagaaaaagacatttaaaaaaaatatgatggctacaaacagcaaaatcataattaaaagaccacttgggaCGCTTTTAAaacgatcaaaagatgatcagagtgggtctttaaggaatCGTACCTCCCCAAACTGTCCCTCCCCAAGCTTTTCTTTGAATGTAAGCAGCTTCCGTGGGAACTCCTCCACAGCGACATCCTTCCCCGACAGCAGGTCCATGGTTACTGCTGGGATGGCATAAGTGTTGCTTCCAGTCACTCCTTGCAAGTTGACTATGTCTGCTTCTGCATAGTGAGGAGCGCCATCTTGGACTAACGCAGTAGTGGTGGTGGATTTGGAGCTGGCTGTGCTGGTTGAAGCTgcaaaaaaacctgtgtcagcATATTCATGATCAAAatgattaatattttaaaaacgtatCAGTATATTAATACTATGTGGGTCAGCTTACCGGGTTCCTCTGAGTTCTGTGCAAACTCTGGGAGCTTACTGATGAGGCTTGACGGCTCCTGGTAGTCTGGCCCAAGAGGGAATATGCGTTCGTAGGCAGCACTAGACTCCTGCTCATTAGTCACCCGCGACTGGCTTTGGTTATAACCAAACACCTCCGTCTGTATTGATAAACTTGCAGTAAGTTCATCATCCAGCATCCGACGGGAGGCCTAGGATGAAGAACACAGAGGGTGAGGGAACAAATCGCACACTCACAGAAGCATTTGACATCTCATTAGACTTTTGAGTGAGAGCCAAGGACTGAGCTCACCTTTTCCATCAACTTCTGCCACACTTGCCTCCACAAGATAATGATAATAATGGCCAAGAGGATAAAGATTATGGCTACTAAACAACCAATTAAAATCCGGGTGTTGCTGTCATCAATTTTATGGGTTGGGTCGTCTTCTGGGGAACAACAGGAGAAGAAAGAGCTTGATAGTGTGGAATGGCAAATGGGAACAGCTTTAAATTAGATTGagggttaaaataaacaatattacaGATtcagaaaatcagtttaaaaaacaaatcatataTATTGTTAGGTTATGCTTGACAATGGTCGGTGCAACAGCTTAAATCTGTTGTAAGAATGATCAGCAGATGACTCAAATGGGTCGGAATCGAGgtttaattattataatataCAAAATATATGTGCCCATGCTCATTTAATTTTGGCAGATCTGAAAACAACACCTCAGTTCAGGTGGGATTTTGGTTTGGAACCAATGACTCAATTTTTCCAATAACAAAAGAGACACTACCTGGTGGTGTGTTGGTTGGAGGCCCAATAGTGGGTGAAATCAGTGTTGTGTTGTACATGGCTCTGTCTGAAATAGAATACAACAGAAACAGATCTCTTAAACTCCAGACGTATTATTAAAAAGCTTAGAAATCTGATTGTTGCAGTAACACAACGATCCTGACATACCTGACTGAAAAGTGATCTCACTGAACAGCATCCATGCATCCTTAAAATAGAACTGACACTTAATAGCATTAGCCATCCGATTGGTCAACTCGATGGTAATAAATTGGGCACTTGGATCATTCTCATCCACCACCGGGCTAAAGGAGAGCAGCGTGGATTCCCAGTCTGAATCCGATCTGAAGTAGCACACTACTTGTCTGAAGACCTTGACGTGCCGTGAGAACATGTTGTTGCAATGGACCTGAGAGGAgaagcaaacattaaaaattggGTAGTACTGGAAATTATTGACTTACTTCTAGTACCTCACCTTCATGGTAGTGAAGTTTCGGGGCCGGTCAAACTCAAACATTATTTCAACAAATCCACTGGGAAAGCTCTCGTTGTTCCAGCCCACGTAGTCATAACCTGGCCACGCCTGGTAGACATGACTTTGAGTAAAATCATCCAGACCCATCACTCCATCAGACAGCTGGCCCAGTCCTTCCGTCATCCTGAGAGGCAGGGGAACTCAGTCTGAGTATGTTGATGTCTGAGATCTGACAGCCATCCGACACAAGGTGGCAGCATCGTCAAAGCTATTTCACTGTTTAGTTTTGctctaatgtttaaaaaattgggcttttttttcctccagaccAGTTTCCAAGAGGGAGGAATTAAATTACGTGTCATGGAAGAAACTATTCACTGCTCCAGAACACAAatgtaacatcttttttttttttttaatgtactcaTTGCACTGTTGAAACTTTGTAATAATGGTTGACTCAAACTGTCTCATGAAAGATTGCTTCAGAGAAAAGCAATGTGACCACAGTTTGTCTCTgctgtcaccatgacaaccagaCAACAACACAGGAAGGAGGAAAAGCGAGGATGAGGGATGCGAGGGAAAGTGAGAAAGAGAAAGAATTACAAAAGTCTTACACACATGTGCGTAATCGCTCCATCGTAGACAGAGTCGTTGAAAAAAACAGGGAAAGCAGGGAGTTTCATCTGCTCTCCTGCCGGGGCGTTGTACGAAACAAGACCATCTGTGAAGAAACAGAGAACAcgtctttttgttatttttacttttttacaccAGTTTGTTAACCCTGGGGACATCGTGTGGGTCTGTCATTCGTTTTAGTAGGAAAACTATTGTCTGAAACCccaatgtttgtttaaaactgtaaaatttgagGTCACCATAGTCACCAGTGTGCCAGGCGTGTCGTAGGAAGAGGGGAAATTTCCATTTCTGCACCAGAACTGGCAGACCTTGTACATAtgggaaatttaaaaaacaacctgGCCCAATTCTAGAGGAAAGTTACATTTCTTCCTAAGTGCTGGTGTTAACAGTCTGTGCAatgtaaataatcattttaccCCAGAGGATTTGGTGTTTCAAACCAAAACCTTTAACATCTTGTTAATCGGCTGGCACCCTTCAAATCTAGATTTATCACCTTGTCTCAATCATCACCTGGTTTGTCCCCAATCTAAGACTGCTTAAAGTTAAAAGGTCCTAGCTTAAACAATTTAGATCGTGTGAAGATTTGATTAATGCACCTAGCAAGTAAAATACActcatttttattcacaaatcaACTAAATTCATCAACAACTCTGTGTTACTGAGAAACTCAtatctttccttctttttttttcttttcatcctcTCAGCCATTCTCAGTCTACAGTCCATCTTCAATTTTGTCTCAgagcaaaaaaatccaaattatcaCCCTGGCATAATAATAACATGGATAAAAATCCAATTGACAGGATCAGACGG includes:
- the hsd17b7 gene encoding 3-keto-steroid reductase isoform X2 — protein: MKTVVLVTGANSGIGLALCDRLLAEAAEGLLLCLACRNMQRARAARLSLLASHPSAQVDLLQLDTSSISSVISAAQEVKHKYDRLDYLYLNAGIMPNPKFDIKAFFRGLFSSKIIAMFATGEGILTQWDGVTPDGLREVFATNLFGHFLLVRELEPVLCRPGETSQLIWTSSSNAHRSAFSLEDLQHQRGTQPYSSSKYASDLLSLALNTHYNKQMDIDLETAELLYSKLLELESQTRSTVK
- the ddr2a gene encoding discoidin domain-containing receptor 2 isoform X2, with amino-acid sequence MKRPSENLLHLLSCFHLLAAVTSQVNPDVCRYPLGMSGGQIRDEDISASSQWSESTAARHGRLDCEEGDGAWCPETTVEPDNLKEFLQIDLNLLHFITLVGTQGRHAGGMGNEFAQMYMIKYSRDGSRWITWRNRQGKQVIEGNRNTYDTVLRDLDPPIIARFVRFMPVTDHSMNVCMRVELYGCKWLDGLVSYNAPAGEQMKLPAFPVFFNDSVYDGAITHMMTEGLGQLSDGVMGLDDFTQSHVYQAWPGYDYVGWNNESFPSGFVEIMFEFDRPRNFTTMKVHCNNMFSRHVKVFRQVVCYFRSDSDWESTLLSFSPVVDENDPSAQFITIELTNRMANAIKCQFYFKDAWMLFSEITFQSDRAMYNTTLISPTIGPPTNTPPEDDPTHKIDDSNTRILIGCLVAIIFILLAIIIIILWRQVWQKLMEKASRRMLDDELTASLSIQTEVFGYNQSQSRVTNEQESSAAYERIFPLGPDYQEPSSLISKLPEFAQNSEEPASTSTASSKSTTTTALVQDGAPHYAEADIVNLQGVTGSNTYAIPAVTMDLLSGKDVAVEEFPRKLLTFKEKLGEGQFGEVHLCEAEGMQEFLHEEYLFDIPEDQPVLVAVKMLRSDANGNARNDFLKEIKIMSRLKDPNIIRLLAVCIYSNPLCMITEYMENGDLNQFLSRHEPEGQLALLSNTATVSFSNLCYMATQIASGMKYLSSLNFVHRDLATRNCLVGKNYTIKIADFGMSRNLYSGDYYRIQGRAVLPIRWMSWESILLGKFTTASDVWAFGVTLWEILNFCKEQPYSQLTDEQVIENTGEFFRDQKRQIYLPQPVLCSDSLYKIMLSCWRRNAKERPSFQEIHGRLSDLES
- the ddr2a gene encoding discoidin domain-containing receptor 2 isoform X1 yields the protein MKRPSENLLHLLSCFHLLAAVTSQVNPDVCRYPLGMSGGQIRDEDISASSQWSESTAARHGRLDCEEGDGAWCPETTVEPDNLKEFLQIDLNLLHFITLVGTQGRHAGGMGNEFAQMYMIKYSRDGSRWITWRNRQGKQVIEGNRNTYDTVLRDLDPPIIARFVRFMPVTDHSMNVCMRVELYGCKWLDGLVSYNAPAGEQMKLPAFPVFFNDSVYDGAITHMMTEGLGQLSDGVMGLDDFTQSHVYQAWPGYDYVGWNNESFPSGFVEIMFEFDRPRNFTTMKVHCNNMFSRHVKVFRQVVCYFRSDSDWESTLLSFSPVVDENDPSAQFITIELTNRMANAIKCQFYFKDAWMLFSEITFQSDRAMYNTTLISPTIGPPTNTPPEDDPTHKIDDSNTRILIGCLVAIIFILLAIIIIILWRQVWQKLMEKASRRMLDDELTASLSIQTEVFGYNQSQSRVTNEQESSAAYERIFPLGPDYQEPSSLISKLPEFAQNSEEPGFFAASTSTASSKSTTTTALVQDGAPHYAEADIVNLQGVTGSNTYAIPAVTMDLLSGKDVAVEEFPRKLLTFKEKLGEGQFGEVHLCEAEGMQEFLHEEYLFDIPEDQPVLVAVKMLRSDANGNARNDFLKEIKIMSRLKDPNIIRLLAVCIYSNPLCMITEYMENGDLNQFLSRHEPEGQLALLSNTATVSFSNLCYMATQIASGMKYLSSLNFVHRDLATRNCLVGKNYTIKIADFGMSRNLYSGDYYRIQGRAVLPIRWMSWESILLGKFTTASDVWAFGVTLWEILNFCKEQPYSQLTDEQVIENTGEFFRDQKRQIYLPQPVLCSDSLYKIMLSCWRRNAKERPSFQEIHGRLSDLES